A section of the Pseudorasbora parva isolate DD20220531a chromosome 2, ASM2467924v1, whole genome shotgun sequence genome encodes:
- the LOC137090472 gene encoding zinc finger protein 431-like has protein sequence MRVHTGERPFECDQCGKSFMQLGHLKGHMQIHTGEKPFSCDQCGKTFTQSSHLKVHMKIHTGEKPYMCDQCEKRFSSKLNLNVHMRIHTGEKPFSCDHCGKTFTKTSHLTTHLRVHTKEKPHSCSTCGNSFSLMCNLKAHEKLHTGVREYMCFECEKTFTTGSKLKQHQRIHTGEKPYKCSHCDKRFSRSENMKSHEKIHTGEKTYKCSHCDKRFSQSGHLKSHGRIHSREKPHTCDQCEKSFSIKNCLKKHMKIHAVEKPHHHSLKSRNITKQLKGDDRENVSDPEPETS, from the exons atgagagttcacactggagagaggcCGTTTGAATGTGATCAATGTGGGAAGAGCTTCATGCAACTAGGACACCTTAAGGGACACATGCAGatccacaccggagagaagccgttctCATGTGATCAATGTGGGAAGACTTTCACGCAGTCAAGCCATCTTAAAGTACACATGAAAATCCACACCGGAGAGAAACCAtacatgtgtgatcagtgtgaAAAGAGATTCTCAAGCAAATTGAATCTTAATGTTCACATGAGGatccacaccggagagaagccgttctCATGTGATCACTGCGGGAAAACATTTACTAAGACATCACACCTGACGACACACCTGAGAGTTCATACGAAGGAGAAGCCACATTCATGTTCTACATGTGGAAATAGTTTTTCACTGATGTGTAATTTAAAAGCACATGAGAAACTACACACTGGTGTGAGAGAGTACATGTGCTTTGAGTGTGAGAAGACTTTTACTACAGGGAGTAAGTTAAAACAGCACCAgaggattcacactggagaaaaaccttacaagtgttcacactgtgacaagagatTCAGTCGCTCAGAAAATATGAAATCACATGAGaagattcacactggagaaaaaacgtacaagtgttcacactgtgacaagagatTCAGTCAGTCAGGACATCTGAAATCACATGGGAGGATTCACAGCAGAGAGAAGCCGCACACGTGTGATCAGTGCGAGAAGAGTTTCTCTATTAAAAATTGCCTGAAGAAACACATGAAGATCCATGCGGTGGAGAAACCACATCACCACAGTCTGAAATCACG AAATATCACAAAGCAACTGAAAGGAGATGACAGAGAGAACGTCAGTGATCCAGAACCTGAAACATCATGA